One Ranitomeya imitator isolate aRanImi1 chromosome 4, aRanImi1.pri, whole genome shotgun sequence genomic window, ATAATGTAAAACATAAAGCAAAAAACTCCATACAATACTGCTGGTTAGCCCACCCGGCTTAGAATCCAGCTActtagtcctttagcaaaggcactcaatccaggagatctgcacacctccatgcACACAGGCATGTGGGAGACTAACAGCCTAATTTTACAAAGTGAACCATACCCAgggatggagatatggtgaacagccgtcTCTTccaactcttcagctgctcacaatCAACCAGTCATGGCCGATTACCCCTTACAAAAGCATTCCTCCAGGTTTGTCTCCCATCCACTATGTGTCTGACAGCCATCTTACACAGTATATTGGCAGGAGGTCAGGGTCAGAATACAACTATGAAGGACAGCTTTGGATAGATAGGAACCTCTGCACTGTTTTACTCAATAGATTAATGGGGAAGGATCTTTTAAGTAACTGGGAAAGTATTGGTTGGAGAAGGTGGATCTGTGGGCACTGGCCCTGTCAGAGAAGTCAGTGCATGCGCGCACCTTAGTGGCAGTGTCATTGCTTCCAGCAAAAATACAATGTCAGCAGCCACAAACTATACTGGGGGTGCAGAGGGAAAGTGTGGAATTCGTAGACTGTCAGGACACCAAAGGCGGTGGTAAGGAGACGTGACACCGTTCGTCAGTAAATAGTGTCCTGAGTCCTCTGGAGTTTGAATTAAGTGGATGTACCCTATTGCTCCATTAGGGTATGTCCACATGACGTTTTTTCAGGTGCGTTTGGAGCAGGTCCAGTTCGAAACCCATATGAGAAAACACAAAAATGTTTAAAAGAAAGTGTAGAAATATGTGTATTTATATGCTGTTCAAATATTCaggcttttgagcatcttttaACGGCTTCAGGTTTCCATAAAAGTGATCCGACCATTCTTCTGGCATTTACCGCTCTGAAGACACTCAATGAGAaagctcaaaagatgcccaaaacacacCCGGGTATCTTTTTTGAGTGTTTTGTCCAAGTTTTTGCTTCAAAAATCGCTAGTGGAGTCTTCATAGTAGAATGGGGTTAAAAAGTACACCCCTTCTTTCAGTGTTATAAGGACCTGTCACTGTCATGCTGCTTACAATTAGGACGGTATGAATTTGCCAACGAGTTCCCATTCAATTCCTGGAAGTCTACTAATAAGGTCTCGGAAGGCCACTTCTTTCATATGTGATGTGCTTTATATAATGCTTTGTGATGACAATATTGATTTTAGTGGCATTAATAGAAAATTGGACAATATGGCCCAGAGAAAATTATACTGTGGAGGAAAACTAAATGACCTGATTCGGACGaggctgtgtgtaatatatacagGGCAACACTATATGGAGAGAAGTATTGGGACACATATCTTAATGTTTTCACCTTTTTCACTCAGTCCCATTGCCCGGTTGTATGATATGCAGCCCCTCGTCACCATTGTATACCCCATTGCCCCCTGttctataacatccgacccctcacctACATTGTATAACATTCGGCCCTTCCCCCCCAGTGTCCCCCAGCCCAGGTGCATAACCTCAGGTCCCTCACCAAGCCATCTGCCTTTACTAACAGGTATAACATTGGACCACATTGCCcatagtgtataacatctgacccctcgccccccagtgtataacatccagcttccccccccccccccccggtgtataatatccggcctctCGTTGGATGttatggcgacgtttcggatacaatcCTTTCTCAAGCGCTTTAGAAAGGATTGTATCTGAAACGTCAACACTTTTGGGCAATAACATCACTTTTTTCTGGAACTCTGCTGTgctgtttccccctttttttctaatatatatatatatatatatatatatatatattattattatagcgccatttattccatggcgctttacatatgaggaggggtatatataataaaaacaggtacaataatcttatacAAGTcccgactggtacatgaggagagaggaccctgcccgcgaatgctcacaatctacaaatatacagcgcctacaagtagtattcaaccccctgcagatttagcaggtttacatattTGGAATTaatttggcattgtgacatttggactgtagatcagcctggaagtgtgaaatgcactgcagcaaaaaagaatgttatttctttgtttatttttttttttaaattgtgaaaagtcttttcagagggtcatttattattcaacccctcaacccaccagaattctgtttggttcccctaaagtattaagaagtagttcaggaacaaagaacaatgagcttcacatgtttggattaattatctctttttccagccttttctgactatttaagaccctccccaaacttgtgaacagcactcatacatggtcaacatggtaaagacaaaggagcattccaaggccatcagagacaagatcgtggagggtcacaaggctggcaaggggtacaaaaccctttccaaggagttgggcctacctgtctccactgttgggagcatcattcggaagtggaaggcttatggaactactgttagccttccatggcctggacagcctttgaaagtttcctcccgtgccgaggccaggcttgtccgaagagtcaaggctaacccaaggacaacaaggaaggagctccgggaagatctcatggcagtggggacattggtttcagtcaataccataagtaacgtactccaccgcaatggtctccgttccagacgagcccgtaaggtacctttactttccaagcgtcatgtcaaggctcgtctacagtttgctcatgatcacttggaggactctgagactgactggttcaaggttctctggtctgatgagaccaagatcgagatctttggtgccaaccacacacgtgacgtttggagactggatggcactgcatacgaccccaagaataccatccctacagtcaagcatggtggtggcagcatcatgctgtggggctgtttctcagccaaggggcctggccatctggtccgcatccatgggaagatggatagcacggcctacctggagattttggccaagaacctccgctcctccatcaaggatcttaagatgggtcgtcatttcatcttccaacaagacaacgacccaaagcacacagccaagaaaaccaaggcctggttcaagaggcaaaaaatcaaggagttgcagtggcctagtcagtctcctgaccttaacccaattgaaaacttgtggaaggagctcaagattaaagtccacatgagacacccaaagaacctagataacttggagaagatctgaatggaggagtgggccaagataactccagagacctgtgccggcctgatcaggtcttataaaagacgattattagctgtaattgcaaacaaaggttattccacaaaatattaaacctaggggttgaataataattgacccacacttttatgtttaaaatttataaaaatttaactgagcaacaaaactttttggtttgtaagatttatgcatctgttaataaatcctgctcttgtttgaagtttgaaggctctaacttatttgcatcttattaaatctgcaggggttgaatactacttgtaggcactgtatatatacagtacagaccaaaagtttggacacaccttctcatttaaagatttttctgtattttcatgactatgaaaattgtacattcacactgaaggcatactgaaccagcatggctaccacagcatcttgcagcagcatgctattccatccggtttgcgtttagttggaccatcatttatttttcaacaggacaatgaccccaaacacacctccaggctgtgcaagggctatttgacaaagaaggagagtgacggggtgctacgccagatgacctggcctccacagtcaccaggggTGAGCTGGagcgcaaagtgaaggcaaaagggccaacaagtgctaagcatctctgggaactccttcaagattgttggaaaaccattcccggtgactatctcttgaagctcatcaagagaatgccaagagtgtgcaaagcagtcatcaaagcaaaaggtggctactttgaagaacctagaatataagacataatttcagtagtttcacacttttttgttaactatataattccacatgtgttaattcatagttttgatgccttcagtgtgaatgtacaattttcatagtcatgaaaatacagaaaaatctttaaatgagaaggtgtgtccaaacttttggtctgcactgtatatatttaggtgtatgtatatatagattTCAGCTAATTTTATGGTAAGGTGAACAGTATCAGTCAAAATgataactcgtcccacaaaaatagaGGCAATAAGGCCTCATGCCGCCATGTTGCTGCAGAAGCATGAAGCCACGGCTCTAGAAAAACAAGGAGGCAAAAACAACCTCCAGAAAGCCTCAAGCAAAACTGTTCACATCAACCAATCACagctcccttttcttttcttttctttttacctGAGCTGGAGCAATAAAACGGAGacgctgattggttgctatgggcaacaagcaCGCATTCTGAGTATTCCCAAGAATGACTACAGATCCGCCATCTTTGTTACTGGAAAACGGATATCTGTGATCTCTCAAGCTGTGATTTTCCAAGATGAATAAATCCTTTCCGTTGCAGTTTCGTACAATATTACGGCCATAAACATTATTCTTTTAGGAAAAAAAAGATCTCGCTTTACTGCGGTGACCCCGGAAGTGGCGAGGAGGAGCCACTTCCGGTTATGGGAGTGACCTTTGCCCCCTCCGCCCAACTTCCTTCCTTTCCTGTAGCGGCTCCTCGAGAAGACGTAGCAGTAAGTGCGGCCTCGGCAACCGAATCCGAATCCATCCTTCGTAACTGAGGGGAGATGGCGGCGGGGAGTAAGGGGGCACGGTGCTCGGTGTGGAGGGGGCCGGTGTACTGATATCGCCGGAGTCAGGGACACCCTGGGCTCTGCGGCCCCGCATGCTCCTCTACGGAGCGGAGGGTGGCTGTGCcttatttacataggactgcaggtcagTGTGCGCCTCCAGGCCTCGCAGCTCGGCTGTTTCCCCCCATGGCTCCTCTCATGTGCTCGGGGTCCTAGTACCTGGCACCAGGGGTCCGCAGCCCCCTCTGGGATGGGCCAATATCTGCGCCTGTTAGTGCTCTGCTTCCCTTCCTCCGGTCCAGTCCTGAGCCCGGTGTCCCCATGTAATGTGCCCTAATATAGTGCTCACCTCCCTATAATTCGTCCATTGTTTGTGTTTCGCCAGAACATTAATGTATCACGCGGCCTTAACCCCTAGTTACCCCAGATGTTTTTATGTAACGTAATGAATCCTCGTTCTGTACTTACCAAACCGTGTTGCGTTTTTCTACCGtagttattaaaggggttgtccggccttgggTTTAGTGCTCACCGAacctgcttggataaggtgttatctgagcatgctcatgttttTAAATTGATTATTTTCGGCGTGCTTGATAAATGTTTCGAGTCCCCCGTGGCTGCACGTCTTGCCACTGTCCGAAAGCCGCAACACTGGAGGGATTGCTCGATATGCTGCTTCTGCATGCAATAAGTTcgcaagacactcggttagcacccgagcatgctcagataacgccttatcccggCACGCTCGCTCATCTCTACTCGGGTTATAAATTTACGTTCGATCTGTGATGGCAGGCTAGAGATTTGTCGTATTGTGCGTGCTGCGTGATGAGGACTCGCCAGTCTCGGTGCTGGCAGCAGGCAGTATTTTGTATACATCCTGCCACAGTCCAGATAGACATGTCCAGGTTCTGTTCTCTCGCATTGAGCGAGGCTGCTCGTTTCTAGTCGGCCTGTGACCACCGCTCATATTGGGGAATCCTCGCTGTGCGCAAAAATCTGCAGTCAACCATTTGTAGGAGTGGTGAGGTCTCGGCTGCTGGGACCTTCACGGATCAGCAGAAGGATCTGGACCACTGCTACATTGGTTCTGTGGGGCTACAAGATAAAGCTGAGCACATAGTGGATGCACATGGTGGCGCCATGTGCCGGTCGCAGCAGTCAGACCCCCTCTAATCAACCagtaagtctacgttcacactagcgttgcaccgccctgcgtcggcgacgcacggaaaaacgcgcgcaaaaacgcgcgctttttgcgacgcgtgcgtcgttttttgacgaaatcggacgcaagaaaaatgcaacttgtagcgttttcttgcatccgacgctagcttctaaaacgacgcacgtgtcggaaaacgcgtgcaaaaagacgcacgcgtcccctatgttaaacataggggcgcgtcgccgctgcgtcgccgacgcaacagcggcgcgacgttaatgtgaacgtagcctaattgggGTCTGCGTAGCTTTTGGTTGGTGGCAGCAACCAAGATTAAGAAGCTTTACGCCTTCAGCTTGGCACGTGGCTGTGCCCAATAAGTGCAGCTGATGCCATGGCATTTTGCGCCCTGTTCTTCTGCCCCTGTGGCCCCCTACTCGCCCTACACCAATCCCTAGCATGTCCTCCCCCCATTCCTGCAGTTACTGATTTTGTCTGCGATTATACAGAAGCATTACAGCAGTGTCTGACCCGTATATGTGATAGGTGGGTGCCTATATAATGTCCTGTGTGATGTTTGTTCCTAGAAATGGCTCCACGTAAGGGTAAGGAAAAGAAGGAAGAGCAGGTGATCAGCCTGGGGCCACAAGTGGCCGAAGGGGAGAACGTGTTTGGAGTCTGCCACATCTTTGCCTCTTTCAACGACACCTTTGTACATGTGACCGATCTGTCTGGCAAGTAAGTGACCCCCCTCCCGATCCTAAAGCTGTAGTGTAGTCACGTGATGGCTCTGCTCTTACCTGCGTGTCGCACTCTGCAGGGAAACAATCTGCCGTGTGACCGGCGGGATGAAGGTGAAAGCCGACAGAGACGAGTCCTCTCCTTATGCCGCTATGTTGGCGGCTCAAGATGTCGCCCAGAGGTGCAAGGAGCTCGGCATCACCGCTCTTCACATCAAGCTCCGAGCCACTGGAGGCAACAGGTAATGGACGAGAAGAGGCACCGTGTTGGGTGACCCTTAAGGTATATTCCCactggttggacgctgcgtacatccacagcCGCCAGATGTTACACCATAGTGGAGGGGACTTAGAgaaatctcatctccactatgcTGCACTTttcgagaccgcagcatgtcaatttatcttgcggagatgcttagTCTCCTCAAGATAACTTGCTGTATATGTTTGGCAGTGGAGAGCCGCAGAGCAATGCCCTAGGAATGGGACCACTGGCATCTATAAATGTGTGAAATGGGAAGAGGAAAAATGTGAATCGGTGAATTCAGTTGCGTTATTCTCCGGTCAACCCAAAAATGCAGTATTTGGGCTCAGATGATGTGATGGTATGCCAGGATCCCGCTGCAGGAACAGTGTTTCACATGGCTGCGCTGACTTGCACATTACACCCTGATGTGTCCGATTGCTGCCTGTGGAGCCATTCAGTGACCGTTTAGGGGGCCTTATGTCAGTCTATGGTAGAGATTGGCTTCACCTGTGGCTGTCAGCTGCAGACCACTGTAAAGGGACTGTTGGCACAAAGTCCATACACTGGGTGCATCACGGCTGCCAACCATTTTATatccaccttcccacctgcttggtttccatctatctcttctctgcctctatgaagccagagctgtcaatcaaagtagagCATGGTGGtgagaaaacaagcaggtgggaagttgTATATAAATGGCTCCACCATGAAGCAGCAGGGCTTGGTCTGAACAGTCATTCTATGCTAGGCCCTTTAAAAAGTCCGCtttagaattaaaataaataaaaattctagTGTAAATGATCATGGGTTGAATCTACTTACAGCAGTAAGCCATGTCTTCCCTTAAGAGAGATCCACACTAGTCCTTAAGATCCTGCCATGAGATTCTTGCTGCCCGAACCACAGGCAGCAGCACTTCAGAGGAAACCTGTTTATAAAGGCCAACTGGGGACCATTGATTGTGAGTGCCCAGCCCGAGGCTTCTCCACCCTGATCCTTCTGACGGTTCTTTTATACACAAAGGGGGTGAGCTGTCCTTATAGGGGAAGTGGCAGCGAGATGCCACCGGGACCTGTCTTGGGCTAGTCATTCAAGGCACATGGTCGTGGGCATTCAGAAGTTTCAGGGTACATTAACGGTACCGGGGCCCAATTCCTGCTGCCACTAGTTCAGGCAATATTAGATTAAGTGTCTTGCTCTCTGCACCCCCACAGTCATCTGTTAGAGGGGCAGCAGGGTACATGTGACCGCTGTAGCCACCTTTTACATTGGCTTGTATGTTCCCCGTCACTCTTGTAGCTGCAGGTAGACACTGAGGGAGGCAGCAGCACTCGCATGCGCCGTACGACCACTTCATACGTGTTCACTAGAGGTACTAAAGGTTAGATTTGCCATGCTGCATCTGTGCCTGATGGTCACCCAGTCAGTATGGCTTGTTGGCCTCCTCAGCGCCCTATGTAGGGTGTTAGTCAATAAGTTGAAGGGTTTCTACCGCACCATATACCTCCACACCGGGGGTAAGAGGCACCGCTGCAGAAACCTGTCGTCGGTGCCACTTGTGGATGTGATGGGGGATTCTTTAAGCCCTCGTGTCTTTTTGTTATTGCCAATATATTCATGTCAATAAGCACAAATTTATAGCCTGAAATTAATTCTACTTTCAGAACCAAGACCCCTGGACCTGGTGCCCAGTCTGCCCTCAGAGCTCTGGCTCGTTCTGGCATGAAAATTGGCCGCATCGGTAAGAACGGTTATGGGGAAACCTTTATTCTTGTAGAAggttaaagggggttgtccactactcgaacTACTTAAGTGCTATGTAACACCTTGTAAAATAGCACGAGCCTATGCTCTGCTCCTCCACTGCTCTCCTGTGGCTCCTATCAACTTGGTAGATGATGTCAGCCGCCACTTCAGATGACTTGGACATCCAGTAAAAGTGAGAGCTGCTGCCGACTTCCCCCAAATTATCGTTAGGTAGGAAGGAAGTGAGTGAAGTGACCGCTGCAGGGCTTGTATGATGTCTCAAGGCCATATGAGACCCACTGCCATCATCGCTGGAAAGTGCTGGTATCTGAGGGGAGCATAGGTTGGCTTTATTTTATAAGATGGCATATCGCGTTTGAGTAGTGGAGATCCCCTAATGTGATAATGTGtgccaaactgtaaagcgctgcggaatatgttagcgctatataaaaataaagattattattattattattatcccctgTAATGGTAAATATTCTGTACTCATGGGGAAATGCAGACTAGGCATTAGTAGAAGGCGATGTGTTTTGTGCCTTTTCAGGAGGGCACCCATCCTCTACTTCCTGGCATGCTGGGTGAATCGCTTCTCCTTGATTTGTTTGGACCAGTGATCTCCCTGCGACATTGGCCCAAACTGTTTTGCTTTGTGGAGACCACTTTGCCTGTCCAGTGTCTGAAGCAAAAGTGGCCCCGATACGGCCCGCTGCAGAGCAGTGCTTACAAGATCTGtgggaaagagcttgtaagcactgcatgtTTACGGTCACTTCAGAATGACGTTGTGCACAAATGTCTTCTATTAGTCTTCATAGTCTGGGGTCATGGGGCATATGTTTTGTAGAGAAGCTCCATTACAGCTCTACATGGCCATATGCAGACCTCGCCTTAGCTGGGTGAGCTCTGTATGTATATACTCCTGCTGTAATCACCGGTCTTCTAATAGTGTCTCTTGTTTCTCTGCAGAGGATGTGACGCCCATCCCATCAGACAGCACCCGCAGAAAGGGCGGTCGCCGTGGTCGTCGTCTGTAGTTTTCCAGCCTTGTCCATCAGTTGTTAATAAAATTGCCAGACCAAAACCAACGAGTCGCTTTTTATTTTACTAGATGTAGTTGAATTTTATTCAGGCAATGGAAACCATCCACATGATGCCAGTCACAGTGAAGGTCAGATTTATAGGGGATCTAAAGAGACACATCTGATTCGGGAGGACGGCAGCATTGGATGTCGTATTATGTGGGTCTTCTTCCCTAGAGGTTCTACCAGAGATGGGCGCAATGATCGAGGGCAGAGTCGGCAGAAGGGGGTATTGTGGCGCATGTGGCCTCGTGCACGGAGTACAGACcatggtgtttaaccccttcatgactttgggatttttcgtttttccgtgttcgtttttcactcccctccctcccagagccataacttttttatttttccgtaaatatggccatgtgagggcttattttttgcgtgccgagatgacgtttttaatgatggcattttggtgcagatacgttcttttgatcgcccgttattgcattttaatgcaatgtcgcggcgaccaaaaaacgtaattctggcgttttgaatttttttctcgccacgctgttcagcgatcaggttaatgcttttttttttaattgatagatctggcgattctgagcacggtgataccaaatatgtgtagatttgaattttttttttttttttttgtgatttttgattggggagaaaggggggtgatttaaacatatatatacagggtggcgctcacagctaccggcgatcagtaaccatagaggtctctaggacctctatggttacaatggagacgcatcgccgacctccgatcatgtgacgggggttggcgatgacgtcatttccggccggatgcggtagttaaatgccgctgtctgcgtttgacagcggcatttaactagttaataggcgcgggcagatcgcgattctgcccgcgcctattacgggcacatgtcagctgttcaaaacagctgacatgtcccggctttgatgcgggctcaccgcggagccctgcatcaaagcgggatcTGACctccgacgtactatcccgtccgaggtcagaaaggggttaaaggagattcCTGTTTGTTTTTTTGAACTGATCTTTAGTCTTCCCTGGTCAAGCCTCGAGTCTCCGCTGTGTTTCCAGGGTCTGCTATTGTTTGCAGTGCTGATGTCACATCGACGGTGCAGCGGCCTAacttgatgttttggttttttttttccggaGGCGTTTTACTCGCTGATTGTCTTCAGCGCTGTTGACATGAAGTGAGCACTAAAGACACTTAACACATGCCAAAGGTAGCAGTGGAGACTCcacactggacctggggagggtgggtAAAGCTAAATGGATTATTATTTTGTTATAACTTCTCCAGGGTAAAGGGATTTTCTGAAACTGCTTCAGTTTCTGCAGAGATGTCTGGTAGCTCCCTGCAGAGCACATCTCGCAGATCGGGGGGCTTCTGTACACTTCTCATTGTACAGTGTCTGTATAATTCCATACATTCCATATCTTACTATGCAGAAGACCACCGCAAACTGTCTACAATAGGACGTGTTCATACAGGAGTCCTTATCGGTGACATGGGGGTCTTCATCACATCTGAGCGGGCTCGAACACATCACGTATTACACTCCATCTGGGAGGCGAAACGCAGAACCGACCGTGTGCCgcatcgtcctcctcctcctgcacattattaaaaaaaaaaatagtcatttTGTGTAACAGTGTATTCTATATGGCAGTGCCCCTACAGAAACCCACGAGAACGCTGCCGAAAGATTTACTGTCGCTATGCTAAATTATTCTATGGGTTcacatgtagaaaaaaaaaacgacTCCAACGCAAGTAACCAAATTTacataatgggtgcagaaaatatgTAACCCCAAAAGCTCGTGGCGGGAACATGGCCTTTGTGCTATTGATGATGTAGATTTCCTATTGGGgcattttgtatcttttttttttttagtgttttcgcaagtggaaatgcactaaaaatgcacgTGCATTTTTtatctgtgggttttttttttttttgcatctaatGAAATTTTATGTGGTAAATTGTTGCAGATTTCAAAACAAAACTGcagctttaaaaaaaagaaaaacacccagtgggcaggagatttctgtaagggtatgtgcacacgttgcggatccgcagcgtttttttgcagtgcggaaacgctgcagatcagcaattgatttacagtac contains:
- the RPS14 gene encoding small ribosomal subunit protein uS11, whose translation is MAPRKGKEKKEEQVISLGPQVAEGENVFGVCHIFASFNDTFVHVTDLSGKETICRVTGGMKVKADRDESSPYAAMLAAQDVAQRCKELGITALHIKLRATGGNRTKTPGPGAQSALRALARSGMKIGRIEDVTPIPSDSTRRKGGRRGRRL